The following are encoded in a window of Danio aesculapii chromosome 12, fDanAes4.1, whole genome shotgun sequence genomic DNA:
- the tdrd1 gene encoding tudor domain-containing protein 1 encodes MNPAFAQPMMRPNLPLRRPATGPSSLSPRGPAPAIYEERLLASDVLDGPKIDTMRKDISQNCGDVLSSPQTVVSMMGQVVKLCNYCSHQGNLRCTRCKKTCYCSVACQTQDWIAHRHVCKPSTPEVTSEKTKESTAVPYANGLGGLQAKEICVDSQPKRIYRRDLHKNVVSKGSEIQGTVIDLRNPGMFSIHWQSEEMMESLKKITQQLQKTYSSSFAQEYKPEVGELCAVKFSLDQNWYRAEIQAVDVARKTAGVFYIDFGNEENVALDHIRPLSENIDAVAPFALQCCIAGVKPLTGSWTGECCIAVRQLIAGKCLTFTVLDIMNDGDLLAVDSLVSTLGKYMSTFLIDQSYAIKEDVPVKTQTEHSINSLLTASFENFKRFSGGKNENSEARPPEPLTQGVGDTFTAVVTHLQSPSEILCQKLENASIIQQLQMNLRDHCSNTAASEDFRPAPGTVCCSLFSEDNQWYRAKVLAYSSEDRVCVGYIDFGNSEEVELNRLRPISKELLALATQAIPCSLAGIKSLTDTWSDEAVLMLKHLVCNRFIRVEILGKKDGRALVSMIDESSDPQASVTELLVNMGCAAIESVETEKIEPDQATSTEMPSLSQPVKKLEWTCAELPFDGQKVELVISMLKSLDEFYCYNYSKTDEHTLTEMSFELMKHCESESAPFSPVVGEPCCALFTGDARWYRAMVLEVCEEGKARVYFVDYGNSCEVDAAHLKAITQSLLKLPFQAIRCWLAGVEPVEGQWKKEAMLKFQALCAGQPLSGKVLSITEKGYGMELESAGKTVASVLIFEHLAKPYGQVKQPPQPAKPTSQIEDLPSLKPIDQNPSAEEPLKVSSKGAVTVSEDSPVSSGCFPLNWKTLELSCSDTFQPRVAAVISPSLFYIMNPGQVNVEGLKAVMADVAKYCSKQPVPNQCHPLPGASCCAQFSGDKNWYRAVVLEVTSKHAHVIYSDYGNMETVPLSSILPITKELLQHPFQIVRCALTGKEHFPVVWPTEVLELFGIQLSGGVQASFQGFDGTSNLLTLTQQSGQSDRDINSIILGALQKGQIKPSSKLPADVNKEKKDVEQKQTQPISSNKAAEQTLSPNVEKPALDDKTRPLRVSLKHEEPENMSKTKTAEECTPTHDTVSSVESSSAPQSCCCQELKQKMDRIEELVLLLVKQVGSR; translated from the exons ATGAATCCAGCCTTTGCTCAGCCGATGATGAGACCTAATCTCCCGCTGAGAAGACCTGCCACTGGACCCAGTTCACTCTCTCCCAGAGGTCCAGCACCAGCCATTTATGAAGAACGCCTGCTAGCAAGTGACGTTCTGGATG GTCCCAAGATTGATACAATGAGAAAGGATATCAGTcagaat TGTGGAGATGTCTTGTCTTCCCCACAGACAGTGGTGTCCATGATGGGCCAGGTAGTGAAGTTGTGCAATTACTGCAGTCACCAGG GCAACTTAAGGTGCACTCGGTGTAAAAAAACTTGCTACTGTTCTGTAGCTTGTCAGACTCAAGATTGGATCGCACATcgacatgtttgcaaacctagcACTCCAGAAGTCACAAG TGAAAAAACTAAGGAATCAACAGCTGTGCCTTATGCAAATGGACTTGGTGGCCTTCAAGCTAAG GAGATCTGTGTTGACTCACAGCCGAAGAGAATATACCGTCGTGACTTGCACAAAAATGTGGTTTCCAAAGGTTCTGAGATACAG GGCACAGTAATAGACCTGAGGAACCCTGGGATGTTCTCCATCCACTGGCAGTCCGAGGAGATGATGGAATCCCTGAAAAAGATCACCCAACAGCTTCAGAAGACCTATAGCTCTTCATTTGCACAAGAGTACAAGCCTGAAGTTGGAGAGCTCTGTGCTGTTAAATTTTCTCTTGATCAG AACTGGTATCGAGCTGAGATTCAGGCAGTTGATGTGGCCCGCAAGACTGCTGGTGTGTTTTACATCGACTTTGGGAATGAAGAGAATGTTGCACTTGACCACATACGACCTCTTTCTGAAAACATTGATGCTGTGGCACCATTT GCTTTGCAGTGTTGTATTGCTGGTGTAAAACCTCTGACAGGAAGTTGGACTGGTGAATGCTGTATTGCTGTTAGGCAGTTAATTGCTGGAAAGTGCCTCACTTTCACAGTCTTGGACATCATGAATGATGGCGATCTGCTTGCTGTGGATTCTCTTGTTAGCACTCTTG GTAAATACATGAGCACTTTCCTGATAGACCAGTCCTATGCCATAAAAGAGGATGTTCCTGTCAAAACACAGACTGAACACAGCATCA ATTCGTTGCTGACAGCATCTTTTGAGAACTTCAAGCGCTTTTCTGGAGGAAAGAATGAGAACTCCGAAGCCCGGCCTCCAGAGCCATTGACTCAGGGAGTGGGGGACACATTCACTGCTGTCGTCACCCACCTCCAGTCGCCCTCAGAGATCCTCTGTCAGAAGCTGGAAAATGCCA GTATAATCCAGCAGTTGCAGATGAACTTGAGGGACCATTGTTCAAACACTGCTGCCAGTGAGGACTTTAGGCCTGCACCAGGAACTGTCTGCTGCTCGCTCTTCTCTG AGGACAACCAGTGGTACAGAGCTAAAGTTCTGGCATATTCCTCTGAGGATCGTGTGTGTGTCGGATACATAGACTTTGGAAACTCTGAGGAGGTTGAGCTAAATCGCCTACGACCAATCAGCAAGGAGCTGTTAGCTTTGGCAACACAAGCAATCCCCTGTTCTCTAGCAG GTATAAAGTCTCTAACAGACACCTGGTCAGATGAAGCTGTTCTGATGTTGAAACATCTGGTCTGCAACCGCTTCATTCGGGTTGAGATTCTGGGTAAGAAGGATGGTAGGGCTCTGGTGTCCATGATAGACGAGTCCAGTGACCCTCAGGCCAGTGTCACAGAGCTACTGGTTAACATGGGTTGTGCTGCTATTGAAAGTGTGGAAACTGAGAAAATTGAACCAGATCAAGCTACCTCCACTGAAATGCCCT CCCTCAGTCAACCTGTTAAGAAATTGGAGTGGACTTGTGCTGAACTTCCTTTTGATGGCCAGAAGGTGGAGCTGGTGATCAGTATGCTGAAGAGCCTTGATGAATTCTACTGTTACAACTACAGTAAAACAG ATGAACACACCCTGACAGAGATGTCGTTTGAGCTCATGAAACACTGTGAATCAGAGAGCGCTCCCTTTAGCCCTGTAGTAGGAGAACCATGTTGTGCTCTCTTCACAG GAGACGCCCGCTGGTACAGGGCCATGGTCTTAGAGGTGTGTGAAGAGGGTAAAGCCAGAGTTTATTTTGTGGATTATGGCAACTCGTGTGAGGTGGATGCAGCACACCTTAAAGCCATCACACAGAGCCTGCTAAAACTGCCCTTCCAGGCAATACGCTGCTGGCTTGCAG GAGTGGAACCAGTGGAGGGCCAGTGGAAAAAAGAAGCAATGCTTAAGTTTCAGGCTCTTTGTGCCGGTCAGCCCTTGAGTGGCAAAGTGCTTTCCATCACTGAGAAGGGTTATGGGATGGAGCTGGAAAGTGCTGGAAAAACTGTTGCTTCTGTACTCATTTTTGAGCACTTGGCTAAACCTTACGGACAGGTAAAACAGCCTCCACAGCCAGCTAAACCTACCAGTCAGATTGAGGATCTGCCCTCTCTCAAACCCATTGATCAGAATCCATCTGCTGAAGAGCCTTTGAAAGTTAGTAGCAAGGGAGCTGTCACTGTCTCAGAAGATTCACCAGTGTCAA GTGGCTGTTTTCCTTTAAACTGGAAGACATTGGAGCTGTCTTGCAGTGACACCTTCCAACCAAGGGTGGCAGCAGTGATCAGCCCTAGTCTCTTTTACATTATGAATCCTGGACAAG TGAATGTAGAGGGTCTGAAGGCTGTTATGGCTGATGTTGCAAAGTACTGCAGCAAACAGCCAGTTCCCAATCAGTGCCATCCTTTACCAGGAGCCTCCTGTTGTGCACAGTTTTCAG GTGACAAAAATTGGTACAGAGCTGTTGTGTTGGAGGTGACCTCAAAGCATGCGCATGTCATTTACTCTGATTATGGAAACATGGAGACCGTTCCTCTGTCCAGTATCCTTCCCATCACCAAAGAACTTCTCCAGCATCCATTCCAGATAGTTAGATGTGCACTCACAG GTAAAGAGCACTTCCCTGTAGTGTGGCCTACTGAAGTGCTGGAACTCTTTGGGATTCAGTTGAGCGGGGGTGTCCAGGCATCCTTTCAGGGCTTTGATGGAACCTCCAACCTGCTAACCCTTACCCAGCAGTCAGGTCAATCTGACAGAGACATTAATTCCATTATCCTTGGAGCTCTGCAGAAAGGACAGATCAAGCCTAGCTCAAAGCTGCCTGCCGATGTCAATAAAGAGAAAAAGGATGTTGAACAGAAGCAGACACAGCCTATCAGCTCAAATAAGGCCGCAGAGCAAACTCTATCTCCAAATGTTGAGAAACCTGCCCTGGATGACAAAACCCGGCCTTTACGTGTCAGCTTAAAGCATGAGGAACCAG AAAACATGTCCAAGACGAAGACTGCAGAGGAATGCACTCCAACACACGACACTGTGAGCAGTGTTGAGAGCAGCAGTG
- the si:ch211-225b10.3 gene encoding endoplasmic reticulum-Golgi intermediate compartment protein 2, with the protein MRRPSLKNKKPINIIKNLDAFPKVPESYVATSAFGGTVTLTVFILMALLTVSEFFVYQDTWMKYEYEVDRDFTSKLKIKIDITVAMKCERLGADVLDIAGAVVASKEIKYDSVSFDPSTQKKQWYQILQQIQNRLREEQSLQDVLFKSALKGYFSDPAPRVDSTPESQNACRIHGKIYVNKVAGNFHITLGKPIETIKGHAHYASFIKEEVYNFSHRIDHLSFGNDVPGHINPLDGMEKTTLEQNTLFQYFITVVPTKLHTSNVSVDMHQFSVTERERVVINGKSSQGVSGIFFKYKLSPLMVRVSEEQMPLSAFLVRLCGIVGGIFSTSDLLHRLIGSFVDIICFRFRLANKDREVLNQVS; encoded by the exons ATGAGGCGACCGTCACTGAAGAATAAAAAGCCTATcaacataataaaaaatctagATGCCTTTCCTAAAGTTCCAGAAAGTTATGTTGCAACATCAGCTTTCGGAGGCACAG TGACACTGACTGTCTTCATCCTCATGGCACTTCTGACCGTCTCAGAGTTCTTTGTGTACCAGGACACGTGGATGAAATATGAATATGAAGTAGACCGAGATTTTACCAG TAAACTGAAGATAAAAATTGATATCACAGTTGCAATGAAATGCGAAA GGTTGGGTGCAGATGTACTGGATATTGCTGGAGCTGTCGTTGCgtcaaaggaaattaaatatgattcT GTTAGCTTTGATCCCTCTACACAGAAAAAACAGTGGTATCA GATATtacagcagattcaaaacaggctgagagaagaacagtcaCTACAAGATGTACTCTTTAAATCAGCACTGAAAGGATACTTTTCTGACCCAGCTCCACG TGTTGATTCTACACCTGAATCCCAGAATGCATGCCGGATACATGGAAAAATCTATGTCAATAAAGTTGCAGGGAATTTCCATATCACATTAGGCAA ACCAATTGAAACCATCAAAGGACATGCCCATTATGCTTCATTCATCAAAGAGGAAG TTTATAACTTCTCACATCGAATAGATCATTTGTCTTTTGGAAACGATGTTCCTGGACACATCAATCCCCTTGATGGCATGGAAAAAACTACATTAGAGC AAAACACTCTGTTTCAGTATTTTATCACGGTTGTGCCCACCAAGCTGCACACATCCAATGTTTCGGTGGACATGCACCAGTTTTCTGTTACAGAAAGG GAGCGGGTTGTAATCAATGGGAAAAGCAGTCAGGGTGTATCAGggatcttttttaaatataaactgaGTCCATTAATGGTGAGGGTGAGCGAGGAGCAAATGCCTCTCTCTGCGTTTCTTGTGAGACTGTGTGGCATTGTTGGAGGAATCTTTTCAACTTCAG ACCTGCTTCACAGATTGATTGGATCTTTTGTGGACATTATCTGCTTTCGCTTTAGACTTGCAAATAAGGACAGGGAG GTTCTTAATCAGGTTTCCTAA